Below is a genomic region from Mycolicibacterium neworleansense.
GCGGTCCAGCTGGCCGCGCGGGCGCGGGATGCCGGCGTGGCCATGACGGCACGCATGGTGTTCGAGCATCCCGGGCTGGCCGATCTGGCCGCCGCGATCGATGCGGCCGGCACCCAGGCCGAAGCCGCCGATGTGCGCCATGAGCCGATGTCCGCATCGGGCCTCTCGCCCGACGAGCTGGCCGCGCTGACCGCCGGATGGGGTCAGGACCAGGGGATCTCGACATGACCACGACCGGTACGCCGCCGGGCGTCGAGGACGTCCTGGCGCTGAGCCCGCTACAACAGGGGCTGTACTCGCTTGCCGGCCTGACCGAAGGTGACGAGGGCGCCGACCCGTATGTGATCGCGATGGCCGCCGACATCGACGGCGAACTGGACGCCGAGCTGCTGCGCGGCTGCGCCGAGGCGATGCTGGTGCGTCATCCGAACCTGCGGGCCAGCTTCTTCCAGGGAAACCTGAGCCGCCCGGTGGCGGTGGTCCCGTCCGCCGTCGAACTGCCCTGGCGCCATGTGCAGGCCGGTGACGAGCAGGCGATCACATTGGAGACCGAAGAGCGCGCCCGGCGGTTCGACCTCGGCCGCGGGCCGCTGCTGCGCTTCCTACTCATCGAAAAGCCGGGGTCCCGTTGGCGTCTGGTGATCGTCGCCCACCACATCGCGATCGACGGCTGGTCGCTGCCGGTTTTCGTCGGCGAACTCCTCGCGCTCTACGGCGCCGAGGGTGACGTGGCCGCGCTGCCGCCGGCGGTGCGCCCGTACCGCGACTACATCGGCTGGCTGGCCGGGCGAGATCAGGAAGCCAGCCGGGCGCGGTGGCAGGCGCATCTGTACGGCATGGACGCCCCGACCCTGTTGTCCCCGGTGCTGGCCGGGCGGGAGACCCAGCCGGGCCTGCCCGCGCGCACCGAGGTGAACCTCGATGAGCAGCAGTCCGCGGCGATCTTCGAAGCGGCCCGCAGCCGTGGCGTCACCGTCAACACCCTGTTCCAGATGGCTTGGGCGACAATCCTTTCAGTCTTCACCGACCGAACCGACGTGGTGTACGGAGTCACGGTGTCGGGGCGTCCGGACGAGCTGGCCGGGGTCGAGTCGATGGTCGGCCTGTTCATCAACACCGTGCCGCTGCGAGTCCGGGTCGACCCCGCCCTGCCGGTCGGCAGCCAGTGTCTGGCGCTGCAGCGCGAGGCGGCCGAGCTGCGTGACCACAGCTATCTCAGCCACACCGAGCTCCGGTCGCTCGGCGGTATCGGCGAGCTTTACGACACCCTGCTGGTGTACGAGAACTTCCCGCCCGGCGGGCTGGTCGGCAGTGACGAGTTCGAACTCGGCGGGGCCGTACTGCGGCCCGCGGCATTGGAAAGCCTGTCGCACTTCCCGGTCACCATCGCAGCTCACCCCACCCATGGCCGCCTCACGGTGCTCGTCGAAATCCTCGACGGGGCACTGGGATTACTGGATCCGCGGGCTCTGGGACTGCGGGTGCTGGCCGTCGTGCAGCGGCTGCTGGACGGCTGGGAGCGTCCGCTGCGCGAGGTTGCCGTCACGCTCGAAGACGAGCCGGACCCGGCCGGCGCGCCCGCGGTGGCCGGCGGCGGATCTCAGACCGGCTTCCACACGGCGTTCAGCGCGGCCGCCGAGGAGCGGCTCGGGTCGGTGGCCTTGAGCTGGGACGGAGGCGAGTTCAGTTATCGCGAGCTCGACGACGCCGCCGATCGCCTGGCTGCCGGGCTGATCCGGCGCGGGGTGAGCGATGAGACCCCGGTCCCGGTCCGGCTGCGCCGCGGACCCGATTACGTGGTCGCGATGCTCGCGGTGCTCAAAGCGGGCGCGATGATCGTGCCCCTGGACCCGGCCATGCCGGACGAGCGGGTGGCCGAGATCCTGCGCCAGATCGGGGCAGAGGAGCCCACACCGATCATCGTCGACGACGCGCTGCTGGCGTCGGTGGCCGCCGATCCCGAGTCGGACTACCAGCCCGCACCGGTGCGACCCGGACAAGGCGCCTACATCGTGTTCACGTCGGGTACCACCGGAAAACCCAAGGGCGTCATCGGAACGCATCAGGCACTGCTGGCCTATTGCGCTGACCATGCCCACCAGGTACTGCAACCCGCGGCCAAACGACTTGGCCGTCCGTTACGCGTGGCCCACGCCTGGTCGTTCACGTTCGACGCGGCCTGGCAGCCGTTGGCCGCCCTGCTTGACGGGCACACCGTGCACATCGTCGGCGACGACGTGCAGCGCGACGCCGAGGCGCTGGTGGACACCATCGGGCACTTCGCGATCGACATGATCGACACCACTCCGTCGATGTTCGCCTCGCTGCGGGCCGCGGGGCTGCTCAGCCGGGTGCCGCTGGCGGTGCTCGCCCTCGGCGGCGAGGCCATCGACACCGCAACCTGGCAGGGCATCCAGGCCGAGTGCGAGCGCACCTGGATGTCGGCACACAACTGCTATGGCCCGACGGAGACCACGGTGGAAGCGATCGTCGCGACGATCGCCGAGCACCCGCAGCCGTGCATCGGCCGTCCCACGGAGTCGACCGCCGCCTATGTGCTCGACAGGTGGCTGCGCCCGGTTCCCGACGGCGTGTACGGCGAACTGTATTTGGCCGGTGGCCAATTGACGCGCGGTTACCTGGGTAGGCCGGGGGAGACCGCCGCGCGGTTCGTCGCCGATCCGTTCACGCCGGGTGCTCGCATGTACCGCACCGGTGACGTGGTGCGCCGCAATCCGGAATCGCGGGCCGTCGAGTTTCTCGGGCGCAGTGACGATCAGGTCAAGATCCGAGGCTTCCGGGTCGAACCCGGCGAGGTGGCCGCGACGCTGCACGCCCACCCCGGGGTCCGGCACGCCCACGTTGCGGTACGGCAGCACCGCAGCGGGCCGAGACTCGTCGCGTACGTGGTCACGAGTACCCCGGCCGCCGAGCTGCGCCGGATGCTGGCCGCCACCCTGCCAAGGCATCTGGTGCCGCACCACATCGTCGTCGTCGACGAGATCCCGCTTACCACCAACGGCAAGGTCGATGATGCCGCGCTGGCAGCGGTCGGCACCGGCGGGTCAGCCGAGGGTTCCGAGCTGCCGGCGACCGAGACCGAGCGGGTGCTCGCCGAGGTGCTGGCCGAAGTTCTCGGGACACCCGGGGGATCAGGAGTCGACGTCACCGCCGACTTCCTCGATCTCGGGCTGGACAGCATCGTGGCACTGTCCGTCGTACAGGCCGTGCGGCGCCGAGGCATCGCGTTGCGTGCCCGGTTGATGCTGGACTGCGCGACGGTCCGCGAACTCGCGGCCGCGATCGATTCCGATGCGGTCGCCGTCGAACAGGCGGATGATGCCGCACCCGACACCACGCCGATTCCGTTGCTGCCCAACGGCCGCTGGCTCTACCAGTACGGCGACCCGCGGCGGCTCGCGCAGACCGAGGTGTTCCGGCTGCCCGCCGGCATCACCCGGGCGCAGCTGGAAGCCTTGTTGCGCAACGTGATCGATGGTCACGAGGTGCTGCGCACCCGGCTGGACCGCGACGCCATGGCGTTGGTCGCCCATCAGTCGCGCGAGGTACTTTCCGAAGCCACGGGATCCGGCGATCTCAACGGCGCCGTGGCCGAGCAGGCCGAGCTGTCCGTGCAGCGCATGGATCCGGAGAACGGGTCGATGCTGGACGCGGTGTGGTTGCATCATCCACAGGCCGAGGGCGGTCTTCTGATCCTCACCGGTCACGTGCTGGCCCTGGACCCGTCGTCGTGGCGCATCATGGTCGGCGAACTCGAAAACGCCTGGCATGCCCTGGCTTCCGGGCGCACCCCGATCCCGGTGCGAGAGCACACGTCGCTGCGGCAGTGGTCACATCTGCTCGCCGAACGGGCCGCCGGACTCGACACCTGCGGCTTCTGGGAGAAGCAGTTCGAAGGCGATGATCCTGACATCGGCGCCCGCGGCGTCGATCCCGCCGTCGACCGCATGGGCGATGTGGCGATCGAGATGGCCTTCGCCGACCCGGACGTGACGGCGCGATTGCTGACCGGGGCCGTCCCGGTGACCGAAGTGCTGGCTGCGACAACGGCTCGCGCTCTGACCGAGTGGCGCCGCCACCGCGACCAGCCGACCCCGGCGCCCCTGTTGGCGCTGGAGACCCACGGCCGGTCCGACGCGGTGGTATCCGACCGCGATGACGTGGACACCGGCGATACCGCGGGGCTGCTCAGCATGATCTACCCGTTGCGGGTGACTGCCGATGACGCCCGCGGTGTCGCGGCCCAGGTGGCCGCCATCCCGGGCGACGCCATCGACTACGGGCTGCTGCGTTACCTGCGAGCCGACACC
It encodes:
- a CDS encoding non-ribosomal peptide synthetase yields the protein MTTTGTPPGVEDVLALSPLQQGLYSLAGLTEGDEGADPYVIAMAADIDGELDAELLRGCAEAMLVRHPNLRASFFQGNLSRPVAVVPSAVELPWRHVQAGDEQAITLETEERARRFDLGRGPLLRFLLIEKPGSRWRLVIVAHHIAIDGWSLPVFVGELLALYGAEGDVAALPPAVRPYRDYIGWLAGRDQEASRARWQAHLYGMDAPTLLSPVLAGRETQPGLPARTEVNLDEQQSAAIFEAARSRGVTVNTLFQMAWATILSVFTDRTDVVYGVTVSGRPDELAGVESMVGLFINTVPLRVRVDPALPVGSQCLALQREAAELRDHSYLSHTELRSLGGIGELYDTLLVYENFPPGGLVGSDEFELGGAVLRPAALESLSHFPVTIAAHPTHGRLTVLVEILDGALGLLDPRALGLRVLAVVQRLLDGWERPLREVAVTLEDEPDPAGAPAVAGGGSQTGFHTAFSAAAEERLGSVALSWDGGEFSYRELDDAADRLAAGLIRRGVSDETPVPVRLRRGPDYVVAMLAVLKAGAMIVPLDPAMPDERVAEILRQIGAEEPTPIIVDDALLASVAADPESDYQPAPVRPGQGAYIVFTSGTTGKPKGVIGTHQALLAYCADHAHQVLQPAAKRLGRPLRVAHAWSFTFDAAWQPLAALLDGHTVHIVGDDVQRDAEALVDTIGHFAIDMIDTTPSMFASLRAAGLLSRVPLAVLALGGEAIDTATWQGIQAECERTWMSAHNCYGPTETTVEAIVATIAEHPQPCIGRPTESTAAYVLDRWLRPVPDGVYGELYLAGGQLTRGYLGRPGETAARFVADPFTPGARMYRTGDVVRRNPESRAVEFLGRSDDQVKIRGFRVEPGEVAATLHAHPGVRHAHVAVRQHRSGPRLVAYVVTSTPAAELRRMLAATLPRHLVPHHIVVVDEIPLTTNGKVDDAALAAVGTGGSAEGSELPATETERVLAEVLAEVLGTPGGSGVDVTADFLDLGLDSIVALSVVQAVRRRGIALRARLMLDCATVRELAAAIDSDAVAVEQADDAAPDTTPIPLLPNGRWLYQYGDPRRLAQTEVFRLPAGITRAQLEALLRNVIDGHEVLRTRLDRDAMALVAHQSREVLSEATGSGDLNGAVAEQAELSVQRMDPENGSMLDAVWLHHPQAEGGLLILTGHVLALDPSSWRIMVGELENAWHALASGRTPIPVREHTSLRQWSHLLAERAAGLDTCGFWEKQFEGDDPDIGARGVDPAVDRMGDVAIEMAFADPDVTARLLTGAVPVTEVLAATTARALTEWRRHRDQPTPAPLLALETHGRSDAVVSDRDDVDTGDTAGLLSMIYPLRVTADDARGVAAQVAAIPGDAIDYGLLRYLRADTAERLGSHRDPQILLNYLGRIELDAADHALLQDRSLQSGVTPIPEPNVAVRHELTIMAAVIDRDGSAVLGTQWRTLPDILSAEDIAALQAMWLDALREVLREVTQ